aacccaaaccgtaagggttgggttggaataaaaaaatttaaaattttaaaattcggGTCGGGTCTCGGGTTACTCACTTTCAGGGtcagtttttttaaaatgaatggCTACAAATATCCCATTTTATCGAAAATTGTTCGAGATGTTTTAGCAGTTCCAATATCTACAAAACTTCTGAATCTGCGTTTAGTAGAGGAGGGAGGATTCTTGATTCCTTTCGAAGTTTTTTGACTCTAAAAATAGTGGAGGCTTTGATATGTACACAAAATTGGATTTGCGGCGGGTCAGTGTTATTAGATCTCCATCCACAACTTGAAGAgttacttgaaaatattgagtattaaatgaattttttattatacatatttaagtttatTGTACATATTTAACATGTAttatgtttaaataattaatatatttaattttgcatgaTTTGTTTTGTAGAAAGCCCCTTTTGAAATAAGGAATTGGATTTGGAGCATAATGATGAttttaatagtaagttttactaccataagatcaaatattattattacctATAAATGATCAGGCATTGAGAAGTGAAAAGACCAAggatgaaaagaaactcactCAAGTCATTCGTATGCCTTATGATGCTCTTGAATGTTATTATTGAATTTGGAGCTTTTGAATGTTATTATTGAACTTGAAATGTTATGTAATAGGCCAATACTTATTATTAAACTTGGacattttgtttctattttgaatgtagactttgaatattttgagtaaagactttgaacttgaacatttgaattgaattatttgaggaagtttcttttaaaatttatattgatATTATGGTGGTTGTATTTTAATGTAAATGCTAAAATGTCGCATAGATtacatgttttttattattaaatttttattaattgatgtAATATATTTAGAATTAGTTCACTTTTGTAAATATGAAGGTTTATTGACccacaaaaatcaaattgttcaatagaaaATGTAACGaaaaaacattcaaaattcaaaaaaaaaaatttaaaaaaaaaaaaaaaaaaaaaaaaaaaaaataaaaaaaaaaaaaaaaaaaaaaaaaaaaaaaactggtgacccaacccgacccaacccaaaaattttgggttggattgggttgagttgacCCTTCAAAAATGAATGGCCAAATTTTTGGGTTGATCCACAAAATTCTTCCAACCCGAACCATGTACACCCCTATCAATAATATGTCAGTCAAATGTATCATCTACATAAATTGGTGTATCACTACAAAGTATAtcaactatatattaatattgtattttaattatattatatcaacGGTAAGTTTGGAAAGAAGACAAAATGGTTGAAAGTTGGGAAGATGATAAGTGTAAAATTCACTATGGTAAAATGAAACTCTAAAAGTAGGAAACTTAAGGGTGTTTGGGACATTTTACTTTGTTAGATGTGGGTTGGGTCTTAACTTCTGCTATTTTTGCAAAACCCAAACGTTTGTGCTACGGGCTTAGTTTTCGTAATCTAATTTGTCTTTTTTGCAAGTAGCCCTTTTCTAAAGTAGAGGGACTATCACGATTTTTTTGGGCAAAGGAtcacaatattttaaaaatatatcttttagtTCAAATAGAAGTTCAAAATTAAGGTATATCAAATCatccaaataaaaataaaaataattatttttaatttatacagGAAAATCTAATTAGAGGTTATTAGGTTTTTCTTTGTACAATAGACTATGAATTatatttgttggtttaaaatttaaaaatgaatctTCCTCCGTTCTCTCGAATTTCTTTCATTGTTTgaataactttaaattttaaatgaaaatctCTTCATGATTTTAACTAATTGGGTGACAGCTATAGATTCGAAAAAAGAAATCTATCGATCTCTTGAgtaaacaattacatattattcttttatattcaaatatttattttacttcacatatagtaatgtacaaatatttcttttcaaattttatagatatatagatatatagagAAATTTTATTTGCATCATAGaaattaaatcatttgtaaTCCCCTTTAATTTatctttgattttaaaatctgaATTATTATTGCTTTTTAATCacttctagatttttttttcacgtCAATTTTTTATCAACCACCCATTAACCAATCAAAAGATTTTTCTTAAATCATTTGCATGAGCtgtatttatatttgattttaaaatttcgaTTTTTATGgtctttttataattaattttagatttatttttttaatcttcacaTTCATTAGTTTgagtttctaattttttttcaaccTCTTGTattattaaacttttataatttagttaaaaaaattgatactaaaatttttttgttagaatcaaggaaaaaaaaagttttaaaaagtttgatACTATTTTTTACATTCACACATCAAATATTATCACTATTTTTGAGAATCGcgcataaaagaaaaaataattttaaaaatcaaatttcatctCTAACCAATAATTTCTTCATGTTaaataaatgtaattttttttaaaaatcatattttatctctaattaATATCTACCTCACATTgtggaatttttttaaaaaaagaaaatctaactatctaaattatttttgtaaaattaaattagtaaatttcAAACACAATTTTTCTCTATAAACGGTTAAGTTAAACCTTCAATTTTCGTTAAGCAtatcctcctcttcttcttcttcttcttttttttaattttgttaactagttttgcctaattttttatgaatttttttgtaGCGTATATTTTTAGTTCCTTCATTTatgtgtatttttttaattctttacgttgttttttttttttttttttcaacttctaaGCATAGCCTACAATTTTTCTACTTCAGTATTTCCTATGTTTAAGGTATGTTATCCTTTTCaaccctttttattttttttatcatctaACTTAAATTGTGTTCTTGTTTTATCCTTGGTGTGGGATTAAGATTTACatttaatagtttttttaaaaaagaaaaataaaataatagttttttatataaaaaaaaaagttaaaaagtagctataaatatattagaaatagatttttatttttaataaaagtgattaacattttattttaaagttttcttATTATAAATGGAACTACATTGTTCTCTTACTATATTTAAACTAAcagataaaaaataataatttaaaaacttcaaaagaaaaagttctaaaaatatatatataaattcaaatttgtttggagtaatatgattttttttaaaaatattatcaagTATAAGACTATTAGTTCCCCTTATTAATAACTAAATTGAAAACAAGATAAACAGAAGAAATCCACTTAAATACAAATCACCATATAGAAATTTATCGGGGGCGAACAATTTCATGGTCAAACCTaaccaaactaaaaaaaaaaattatagaaaaccGAATCGAATCACATAAGTTTTTAATtcgattttgaaatttaaaaaaatatatgtatatatttttcaactaaaaaaaatacgATTTGGTTCGATTATAATTCAGTTTTGCTCTTTTCCAAATATGTATATGTTAAAACAACAAATTGACTTTTTTTAATAGGATTTCCTTTCTTTATAGAAACCCAATAAGAATAGTACCACTTTATCTGGCCCAGAAACAAAGACAAGAAATTTTCATATGTGATTCACCTTCAGCCATGTGGCAGAGAAAAACAAATTATGGTCAGCTTTATTTCCTCATTCTGTCAATTTCATTCTCTCACTTAAGATTCTAAAGCTCTCTAATTTCTCTCTTGTTCTTGGTCATTTTATGTAAATCaaagaataaattttttgaagaaaatgaacATGCAACTTATGAGatgaagagagaagaagattTGCACAAAGATTATAGCAGTTCGGTCTAATATGTCCACTTTCAAAGGTATGACGTatgaatttcttcttttattcaaGAGattttttaaagtgtttaagatCTTTTCAGATTTCTTATGTCATCTCTATTATTCCTTCCAGATTTGTTTTATAAACACATATATGTTTGTAAGGAGGTTACAAAATAGGTAagctaaaaaaaactttttcagaTTATTTATTGTTTCAACAAATAGTaacaattttatgtttttttataataaGTATAGATGAATTATAACTTCAACTTTGAAGTTTAAAGATAATTGTTTACCTCAGTTTCTTTTATAACTCTCCACCTTGAGCTAAAAATTACTCATatcttgattttattttgtagcTTCACCCTTCAGCTCGATGGTCTACTATTTTAAGTAGACCCAGACAATATTCTAGCTTGGAACGAGACGCTGCTTTAGTCAGAAAATTAGATAAGTTTTCTTCTATCTAAactttctcaatttttatttcacctttttctatttcatttctGATTAAATGCATTCGTATATCCACATATTTGGTTCCGTCATGAAACTAGGGGTTTTTAGTTAGGAAAATAGGACTCTGATTGTTACATCTAGTACTTATTGTCTTCTGATTAAACCTAAAGTCTGATAGGAGTCATTGTAGCCATTTAGCTTATTGACAATCTCTGTTAATGCAATAAATTCTACCTCTATTGTAGATAGAGCTACAATGAACTATAGATTAGATTTCCAGTTGATAGTATTATCTCCAAATGGAAAAACATACCCTGTGAGTGACCTTCTTTTTTCTAGATCACCAACAAAGTTTGAGTCAGTGTAGCCCATTAGACTTAGGCTAGTTGAATCAGGGTGTCTATATAAGAGGCCCTTCTTTTGAGTGTccacaaaatatcaaaataccCACTTTGTTGCCTCCCAATGAGccttccctagatttctcataTACCTGCTTACTAAGCTAGAACAGTGAGCTAAATCAGGTCTTGTGCACAACATCAAGTACATTAGGCTACTTGTGGCACTTGAATAGGGGATTCTCTCCATTACTTTCTTCTGTTCTTCAATGGATGGAGAGTTTATGAcagataatttaaaataatgagcTAGAAGGGTGCACACAGCCTTGGCATTTACCATGTTGAACCTCTTTAATACTTTAGTCGTAGAGTCTGACTAACATAGAAACAACTCTcccttatttctttttttgtagaTTTCCATCCCTAGAATTTtccttgcagtccctaggtctttcatatcaaattccTTGCTTGTTTGagctttaatttcatttaattcaccCATATTACTTCCTCCCAataacatatcatctacatatagtaGAAGATAGACTTCTTCCTTATTCTCACACTTCCTCATGTAGACAAGAATCATAGATGCTTCTTCTGAACTGTAGGCTTGAGATAAACTCATCAAAACACTTATACCAGCACCTTAGAGATTGTTAAGCCCATATAGGGACTTCTTTAGCAAACAAACTAGATCTTCTGACCTCTTTTTCTTGTAACCTTCAGGCTGAGACATATAGATAGTTTCTTCTAGCTTTCCATGTAGGAAAGTTGTGGTCACATCTAGCTGTTCTAGCTCTAAGTTTCTGCAAGCTACAATAGCTAGGAGCACTCTTATAGAAGTATGTTTCACCACAGCGGAGAAGATGTCATTGTAGTCTAGTCCTTCTCTTTGAGTGTACCCCCTAGCTACTAGTTTAGCCTTGTATCTCATTCCACCTTCATCTGCCTTCCTCATCTTTTTCTTAAATAACCACTTGCAGGACACAACTTTCTGTTTATAAGGTAAAGTAGTCAAAATCCATGTCTCATTTTTATACAAGGAGCTCATTTCGTTGTTCATTTTCTTCACTCACTGTTTTCTTTCCTTGTTGTTAACTACTTCTTCATAGATTTTAGATTCATCATCATTTAGGTCATCACAAAGGTTAGCAAAAACAATATAATCATCCTCTTTGTACCTTTGTGATGACCTTCTTTCCCTTCTAGTTCTATCTTTTGTTAGAGTGTAGTCTGTTAAGTTCTGAGATTGAGATTCTTGGGATTCTACTTGGGTTTCTGCCTTTGTCTCAATCTGTTCTTCTTCAGACAGATTCAGGGTGATCAGTTTGAATAGGATTGAAAGGAGTTTAAGAAACAGTAGAGAATTCCATCTCGGAGTGGTCTTGAGTCACTGTTCCATGACCAACTTTAGCTGGTTTAGAATCTTTAGAGTCTATATAGAGTACTTCTTCCCTGAATACAACATCTCTGTTGATTATGCTTCAATTAGATCTGAAATCCCACAACTTGAACCCTTTAGTTCCTAGCCAATGAACATATACTTCATAGCTCTAGGTTGAACTTTCCCCTGTTTGACATAAATATATCCTACACAGCCAAAAGGTTTTAAGAAAGAGAGGTTAGGAGGATGCCCTGACCAAACTTCCTCAGGTGTTTTAAAATCAATAGTTGTGCAAGGACTCTTATTGATAGTAAAACAAGTTGTAGCCACTGCCTATGCTAAAAAAGACTCTTCCACTTTAGCTTCTGATATCATGCATATTACTATTTCTAGGATAGTCCTATTCATCCTCTCAGCTACTCTGTTTTGCTGTGGAATGTAGGCTATTGTTTTATGCCTTGTAATTCCTCAACACAAAATCTATTGAAGCCATTGCCAATTTTAAACCATTGTCCGTCCTTAAGTATTTTACTTTCTAACTAGATTGATTCTCAACAATAGATTTCCAATTTTTAAACTTGTCAAATGTTTGGTCTTTGGATTTTAGCAAAAACACCCAAACTTTCTTTGAGTAATCATCTATTAGAGAAATAAAATACCTTGAACCACTCCATGAAGGAATCTTTGTAGGTCCCCACAGGTCAGTATGTATGTAGCTTAGAGTTTCAGTGGTTTTGTGAGTCCCCTTCACAAACTTCTGTGTCTTAGATTTCCCATAGATACAATGTCCACAGAAATTCAACATCTTAGTACCCTTTGACTTGATCAGCCCCTGTTTCTGTAACTTTTGAATTCCCCTCTCACTTATATGTGAGagtcttctatgccataacTCAATCTCACCCTCATCAAACTTCTGTGCTACAAGTGTTTGAGCTGGTAATGAAACATTTCTCACAAAGTACAACCCATTAGACTTTACCCCAATAAAGATAGGTCTTCTATCCTTTGAAATCTCTAGGCTTTCATTATTTCCAACAAACACACAACCTTGGTCATCAAGCATTCCCATAGAAATCAGATTTCGTCTAAGCTGTGGAACATGTCTTACTTTTTTTAGGAGtatgtctttattgttttttagtttAAGCACCACTGAGCCTATTCCAACCACCTTACAGTCGTGATTGTCTCCTATGAATATTGATCTACCATCTCATTATTTATAGGAGACAAACCATGCCTTTGATGATGTCATGTGATAGGTACAACCTGAGTTTAACACCTAGTCTTCTTTAGATTCATGGCCATTTGCTTTTTCCTCAGTGGTCATAAGAATTTCTGTGAATTCAAGTTCATCCTCCCCAATAGAAACATCTCCTCTCGCATGTTCCTTTGGCCTTTTGAAATCCCTTCTGTATGGTTTCTTCTTTCTGTCCGGACAATCTCTTTTGAACTGTCCTTTATGGCAAAAGAAATAtttcataacaaatttatccCTCTGTGCACGATTACCCTTCTGAAAGTTAGATTTTCCCTTTCTTGAGAAAGATTTTTCCTTTTGTAAATAGTGATTCGGCATCACCACTGCCCTTAGATTCAACTTTAAGCTCTAGCTCCTTACTTCTCAAGGTTGTGATTACATTATCGACAGAAATTGAATCTCTTCCATATTTCAGTTCTGCCTTCACATCTTTATAACTCTCATGTAAAGAGTTTATCAGAATTGTTGCCTCATTGTCTTCTCCCAACTTGTCCCCTATTTGAGCAAACTCATTTGTGAGTTTCTTGAACTCATCAAAATTCGCATATAAGGACTTTGAAGAACTCATTTTGAAGGAAAACAATTTCTCCCTCACATATGGCTTGTTAGACACATCCTTCTTCATATAGAGCTTCTTTAGCTTCTCTCATACCTCATAGGTTGTGTTCTTGTTGATGACCTGTCTTAGCACACTATCTAAAATATTTAAGATCAATGCTCCATGAGCCACTTGCTCCATATTCTGTCTTTCTGATTCAGTGAGAGTTTCAGGCAAGGATTTGGGATCATCAAGAGCCCTTAAAGCCTTATGTGAATTTCTCTACCTCATATCGAGCTACTGTTATTTCTGACTTTCTTGATGTTCTTGACATGTTAAAACAAATAGACCTTCTTTAGTAGGATTTCCTTTAGTCCAATTTGGCCTAGAAACAAAGACAAGAAATTTTCATATGTGATTTACCTTCAACCATGTAATAGAGAACAACAAATTGAGTAAAAATTTCAAGTAATCGGCCTTATCTCCTCATTCTGTCAATTTCATTCTCTCACATAGGATCTTAAAGTTCTCTAACTTCTCTCTTGTACTTTGTCATTTCATatagattgaagaagaaattttctGAAGAAAATGAACATACAACTTATGAGATGAAGAGAGAAGATCTAATAGACCTACATCTACGATCAAAGGTATgggtttcttcttttatttaagaGATTTTTTAAGATGTTTCAAATTTCTCAGATTTCTTGTGTCAtctctatttttccttcaaaatctGATTTATATGTAAGAGATACGTTTGTATGGAGGTTACAAAATAGGTaaactaaaaaacaatttttttcatattatttattatttcaacAAATAGTAACAACTTTTTCTGTTTCCTTATAATAAGTATGGATGAAttttaactttgaaagataattgTTTGGCTCAATTTAAGTATATAAAAAACAGCTTTGATTTGGTTTTGCTCTTTTCTTTGTTAGAAACAATTCCGATAGGTTTCcaatctaattttcaaaattgaaatcaaaccaAACAAACAATTCAATTTCAGATTTTCTTCAAACCGAACCGGACCTCATTTTAGTTACACTGAATTTTCagctaaatttaatttttaaaaacggtTCAATTTTGGAATGACCACCCCTAAAAATTATAGCAACTAAAGCTGAGGCCTGCATGAAACACGCAACTACAACTAAAACAATTCCCCACAAATAGAGGTActcaacaaaataaaataatgtatacAGAAATGACTTGTTCAATGGACCACATTAGAATAATATCCCACCCACCCAAAGAATCAGAAACTCAAACAGAAGTGTAgaaaatttgttgtatagacaAACTATCAGGCAGCATAACCCCGCAATCAGGTATACACTCGGGTGTTCGAGCCCCAAATTTCGAGTAAAGCTCGCTCCAATAATAAACTCAAAAACTTATAACACTGACTAAAATAATCAATCAAGTGATCTCCAAACATCTCTATATATTTCATTTGAATTCAAGTTAAATATGAAAATGTGTATTCAAACATAATATCTGTGTGTAAAATTTTAATAAGGCAGTAAAGGAAGgacttgaaaaataataatgcaCTGAAACTGAAAACGATCCattaagcaagaaatagaaacaaaaaatcAGTGCCAGAAAATGtagtttgaaataaaaacacGCATTACACAACTTTCAAAGATAGAAAGGAAGCCTTGCCACCGTCTATCAAGCACCCAATTCTGCGAAAATCTGCTATTCGACGATAATGGAAACTTGAAGACATGACCAACGAAACAGAAACAGAACATTACCCAACCACAGAACACATTAATAAGATTCCTGTAATCATTGCGGCTGACATCAAGCCGTTGGCAGCCAACGGCTACTCGCACCATTCACTTGCCTGATTTCTTGGCTGCAGATTTGGTGACCTTGGCGCTGGTTGCATCCTTCTTATCGACAGCCTTGATCACACCAACAGCCACAGTTTGACGCATGTCCCTCACTGCAAATCGTCCAAGTGGGGGATACTCGGAGAATGTTTCCACCACCATGGGCTTGGTGGGGATCATCTTAACAAATCCAGCATCGCCGTTTTTCAAGAACTTGGGCTCTTTCTCGAGTTCTTTACCAGAGCGTCTGTCGATCTTGGTTAAAATCTCGGCAAATTTGACTGCAATGTGAGAGGTGTGGCAGTCAAGGACAGGGGCATAACCATTTCCAATCTGCCCTGGATGGTTCATGATGATAACTTGGGAAGTGAAATTGGCAGCTTCCTTGGCGGGATCATCCTTGGAATTTGAAGCAACATAACCACGCTTGAGATCCTTCACGGCAACATTCTTCACGTTGAACCCCACATTGTCACCAGGGAGAGCTTCTTGGAGAGCTTCATGGTGCATCTCCACAGACTTCACTTCAGTAGTCAGTCCAGTTGGGGCAAAGGTTACCACCATACCGGGTTTTATAATACCGGTTTCAACACGACCCACTGGAACAGTTCCAATACCACCAATCTTGTAGACGTCCTGAAGGGGAAGACGAAGGGGTTTGTCGGATGGTCTCTTAGGCTCTTGGATCATGTCGAGGGCCTCAAGAAGGGTTGGTCCCTTGTACCAGTCGAGGTTTGTGGATCTTTCAATCATGTTGTCACCTTCAAATCCAGAGATGGGGACAAAGGGAATTTTGTCTGGGTTGTAGCCAACCTTCTTGAGGTAGGAAGAAACTTCCTTCACAATTTCATCGTACCTGGCTTTTGAGTACTTGGGAGTTGTAGCATCCATCTGTCACAGAAAGAACTGAGTCAGCAAAGTTACTCCTAATAGAACACAAAAGGGCAGAACACTAAACAATCGGGATTGACTATAAACATTACCTTGTTGCAGCAGCAAATCATTTGCTTGACACCAAGAGTAAAGGCAAGAAGTGCGTGTTCACGGGTCTGCCCATCCTTAGAAATACCAGCTTCAAAACCTCCGGTAGTGGAGTCAATGATAAGAACAGCGCAGTCAGCCTGGGAAGTACCAGTAATCATGTTCTTGATGAAATCACGATGGCCAGGAGCATCAATAACAGTGCAGTAGTACTTGGTGGTCTCAAACTTCCACAGGGCAATGTCAATTGTGATACCACGCTCACGTTCAGCCTTAAGCTTGTCCAACACCCAGGCATACTTGAACGATCTCTTGTTCATCTCAGCAGCTTCCTTCTCGAACCTCTCAATAACACGCTTGTCAATACCTCCAAGCTTGTAAATCAAATGCCCAGTAGTGGTCGACTTGCCAGAGTCGACATGGCCAATGACCACAATGTTGATGTGAACCTTCTCCTTACCCATGCTTGAATCTTAAGTAAAAGAACTGCGAAACAATAAAAAGttgatagaaattaagaagacgAAAATACCATAAAGGAATAGAAGAGTTGcccaaaaaaaaactcataattaaaatttacccACGACCCTAGATTTCTGAAATTCACATatcttaattataaatttaaaacacccaccacaatCTCAACCTTTTCACTGGACAACTCGATAATTATCAAAGAAAATTTCTCAGAACTAGAAcagagaaaatgaattaaaaaaaaaaaaaaaaagaattatgacCAATCCAATCGGCCAAACTAGATTAAACGCAGATCTACAAGATTTGATGAGCAATAACACACGTCTCCATAGATTGGAAAATATCAAAACctaaaatttgattcaaaacaAAACGATCACAACGAATATGCATCAGTTGAAGAATACAAAATAAGAGATAATAAAAAGCTCTTTAATACAGAAGTAACACAAAATCTAAAACCAAGCTAGATTTCATATTACGATCTACAcgagaagaacaagaacaaCTCTAGAAATCAACAGAGATTATCAAGTACAAACAAGATAATAAAATGAAGAACCTGAGGATTGAAGAAGATGGGAGAAATCCGAACCTGAAGAGAGAGTGCTCTTAAACCCTTGCGGCGAGAGATGGGGAATGAAAACTAGATTGGAGGGGTTAGTAACAGGGTTTGGGGATTGTTATATAGCATGTCTAAAATCTTTTGTTGACGAAAATACCCTCATCATAATTTCAAAATTCCCAACAGGGGGCCCTCAACAGTAGAAAGacaaatagaaatagaaatagaaaacagttttttttttcatttttggaaaaAGTGGAAAAAACAGCTGGAATATAATGATAGTTGGAAATAAGTTATCTCCGGAATTAAtggaaattattatttaaaaaaaaaaattatgtagtTGAACTA
This DNA window, taken from Benincasa hispida cultivar B227 chromosome 6, ASM972705v1, whole genome shotgun sequence, encodes the following:
- the LOC120079722 gene encoding elongation factor 1-alpha-like: MGKEKVHINIVVIGHVDSGKSTTTGHLIYKLGGIDKRVIERFEKEAAEMNKRSFKYAWVLDKLKAERERGITIDIALWKFETTKYYCTVIDAPGHRDFIKNMITGTSQADCAVLIIDSTTGGFEAGISKDGQTREHALLAFTLGVKQMICCCNKMDATTPKYSKARYDEIVKEVSSYLKKVGYNPDKIPFVPISGFEGDNMIERSTNLDWYKGPTLLEALDMIQEPKRPSDKPLRLPLQDVYKIGGIGTVPVGRVETGIIKPGMVVTFAPTGLTTEVKSVEMHHEALQEALPGDNVGFNVKNVAVKDLKRGYVASNSKDDPAKEAANFTSQVIIMNHPGQIGNGYAPVLDCHTSHIAVKFAEILTKIDRRSGKELEKEPKFLKNGDAGFVKMIPTKPMVVETFSEYPPLGRFAVRDMRQTVAVGVIKAVDKKDATSAKVTKSAAKKSGK